Proteins from one Mycteria americana isolate JAX WOST 10 ecotype Jacksonville Zoo and Gardens chromosome 1, USCA_MyAme_1.0, whole genome shotgun sequence genomic window:
- the C1S gene encoding complement C1s subcomponent isoform X2, giving the protein MIFQSDFSNEERFTGFAAYYVAVDLDECMDFVEEPCSHYCNNYIGGYFCTCPPGYFLYEDKKTCGVNCSRNVFTEPSGEIASPNYPNQYPENLRCEYQVTLRPGYFVTLTIRSGDFDVEPADSKGSCHDSLTLVSGKRHFGPYCGSKFPGPPEIKTRNNILDIIFQTDRAVQHKGWKIRYYADPVTCPPSVIPNSVLDPKKDRYIFKDNVKVTCVEGYEIVRQRDSIMTFHSSCQDNGEWSNSHFSCVPVNCGDPIPIDNAQAVYVSELHEPLYKAAFRYQCDAPYYTLKTKGDAVYQCSASGEWVNEEMGAKLPKCVPVCGVPSNPIREKAKIFGGSIAEKGNFPWQVYFGNPRGGGVLISERWVMTAAHVLEGYDMPNMHVGVINVGRESLYREAKQLIPEASFIHPGWKKQPIGTRTDFDNDIALLKLRDPVKMGPNISPLCLPGKSPEYELQEGTLGYIAGWGQRETGRLPIYLWKAQVPVVDMDKCRSVKPEGSADSSAYRFTDNMICAGGGKDSCKGDSGGAYAIQDPLDDRRYYVAGLISWGPRCGTFGLYTKVVRYLDWITETMSKHEDAEAWQD; this is encoded by the exons ATGATCTTCCAATCAGACTTTTCCAATGAGGAGCGTTTCACTGGTTTTGCAGCCTACTATGTTGCAGTGG ACTTGGACGAGTGCATGGATTTTGTGGAGGAACCTTGCAGTCATTACTGTAATAATTATATTGGAGGTTACTTCTGTACCTGTCCACCAGGTTATTTCCTCTATGAGGATAAGAAAACATGTGGAG TGAACTGCAGTAGAAATGTCTTCACTGAGCCATCAGGGGAGATTGCCAGCCCCAACTATCCCAACCAGTACCCAGAGAACTTGCGGTGTGAGTACCAAGTGACTCTGAGGCCAGGCTACTTTGTGACATTGACCATACGGAGTGGGGACTTCGATGTGGAACCAGCCGACTCAAAAGGGAGTTGCCATGACAGCTTAACA CTTGTCTCTGGAAAGCGGCATTTTGGTCCCTATTGTGGCAGCAAATTCCCAGGTCCTCCTGAAATCAAAACTAGAAACAACATTCTTGACATAATCTTCCAGACAGACCGTGCAGTACAGCACAAAGGCTGGAAAATACGCTACTATGCAGATC CTGTAACCTGTCCCCCAAGCGTCATCCCCAACTCTGTTCTTGACCCAAAGAAGGACAGGTATATCTTCAAGGACAATGTGAAGGTGACCTGTGTGGAAGGCTACGAAATTGTGAGG CAACGAGACAGCATCATGACTTTTCACTCCAGCTGTCAGGACAATGGTGAATGGAGCAACTCCCATTTCAGCTGTGTTC CTGTGAACTGTGGAGATCCTATTCCTATTGACAATGCCCAGGCTGTATATGTCTCCGAACTTCATGAGCCTCTGTACAAAGCTGCTTTCCGGTATCAATGTGATGCACCTTACTATACCCTAAAAACCAAAGGGGATG CGGTGTATCAATGCTCAGCCAGTGGAGAATGGGTCAACGAAGAGATGGGAGCAAAGCTACCAAAATGTGTCCCAG tctgtGGGGTGCCTAGTAATCCCATCCgagagaaagcaaagatttttggaGGCAGCATTGCAGAAAAGGGCAACTTTCCCTGGCAAGTGTATTTTGGGAACCCAAGAGGAGGTGGTGTACTGATATCTGAAAGATGGGTAATGACTGCAGCTCATGTGCTGGAAGGATATGACATGCCCAACATGCATGTTGGGGTAATCAATGTTGGTAGAGAATCTCTGTACCGGGAGGCCAAGCAGCTGATCCCAGAGGCTTCATTCATCCATCCTGGTTGGAAGAAGCAGCCCATAGGAACCAGGACGGATTTTGATAACGATATTGCACTACTGAAGCTGAGGGATCCTGTGAAGATGGGCCCAAACATCTCACCCCTCTGTCTTCCTGGTAAATCACCTGAGTATGAGCTGCAAGAAGGGACTCTGGGCTATATTGCTGGCTGGggccagagagagacaggaagACTGCCTATTTATCTTTGGAAGGCCCAAGTTCCCGTGGTGGACATGGATAAGTGCCGATCTGTGAAACCAGAGGGTTCTGCTGATTCTAGTGCTTACCGATTCACTGACAATATGAtctgtgctggtggtggcaaGGACAGCTGTAAGGGGGATAGTGGGGGAGCCTACGCTATCCAAGATCCTCTTGATGACAGACGGTACTATGTGGCTGGCCTGATCTCCTGGGGACCAAGATGTGGCACCTTTGGTCTTTACACCAAGGTAGTGCGTTATTTGGACTGGATTACAGAGACCATGAGCAAGCATGAGGATGCAGAAGCTTGGCAGGATTAG
- the C1S gene encoding complement C1s subcomponent isoform X1 gives MWYLILFYLPVWADAASMYGEILSPNYPQVYPNDVQESWEIQVPSGYGIRLYFTHVDLEPSQNCEYDFVKILSGGHVEGVLCGQKKPRAPGSLIVEEFHVPYNTLTMIFQSDFSNEERFTGFAAYYVAVDLDECMDFVEEPCSHYCNNYIGGYFCTCPPGYFLYEDKKTCGVNCSRNVFTEPSGEIASPNYPNQYPENLRCEYQVTLRPGYFVTLTIRSGDFDVEPADSKGSCHDSLTLVSGKRHFGPYCGSKFPGPPEIKTRNNILDIIFQTDRAVQHKGWKIRYYADPVTCPPSVIPNSVLDPKKDRYIFKDNVKVTCVEGYEIVRQRDSIMTFHSSCQDNGEWSNSHFSCVPVNCGDPIPIDNAQAVYVSELHEPLYKAAFRYQCDAPYYTLKTKGDAVYQCSASGEWVNEEMGAKLPKCVPVCGVPSNPIREKAKIFGGSIAEKGNFPWQVYFGNPRGGGVLISERWVMTAAHVLEGYDMPNMHVGVINVGRESLYREAKQLIPEASFIHPGWKKQPIGTRTDFDNDIALLKLRDPVKMGPNISPLCLPGKSPEYELQEGTLGYIAGWGQRETGRLPIYLWKAQVPVVDMDKCRSVKPEGSADSSAYRFTDNMICAGGGKDSCKGDSGGAYAIQDPLDDRRYYVAGLISWGPRCGTFGLYTKVVRYLDWITETMSKHEDAEAWQD, from the exons ATGTG GTACCTTATCCTCTTCTATCTCCCTGTCTGGGCTGATGCAGCCTCCATGTATGGTGAGATCTTGTCACCCAATTATCCTCAAGTGTATCCCAATGATGTGCAGGAATCTTGGGAAATCCAGGTGCCTTCGGGATATGGCATTCGCCTTTATTTCACACATGTGGATCTTGAACCATCGCAGAACTGTGAATATGACTTTGTGAAG ATCCTGTCTGGTGGCCATGTTGAAGGTGTGCTTTGTGGGCAGAAGAAACCTCGTGCTCCTGGCTCCTTGATTGTGGAGGAATTTCATGTCCCTTACAACACCCTCACTATGATCTTCCAATCAGACTTTTCCAATGAGGAGCGTTTCACTGGTTTTGCAGCCTACTATGTTGCAGTGG ACTTGGACGAGTGCATGGATTTTGTGGAGGAACCTTGCAGTCATTACTGTAATAATTATATTGGAGGTTACTTCTGTACCTGTCCACCAGGTTATTTCCTCTATGAGGATAAGAAAACATGTGGAG TGAACTGCAGTAGAAATGTCTTCACTGAGCCATCAGGGGAGATTGCCAGCCCCAACTATCCCAACCAGTACCCAGAGAACTTGCGGTGTGAGTACCAAGTGACTCTGAGGCCAGGCTACTTTGTGACATTGACCATACGGAGTGGGGACTTCGATGTGGAACCAGCCGACTCAAAAGGGAGTTGCCATGACAGCTTAACA CTTGTCTCTGGAAAGCGGCATTTTGGTCCCTATTGTGGCAGCAAATTCCCAGGTCCTCCTGAAATCAAAACTAGAAACAACATTCTTGACATAATCTTCCAGACAGACCGTGCAGTACAGCACAAAGGCTGGAAAATACGCTACTATGCAGATC CTGTAACCTGTCCCCCAAGCGTCATCCCCAACTCTGTTCTTGACCCAAAGAAGGACAGGTATATCTTCAAGGACAATGTGAAGGTGACCTGTGTGGAAGGCTACGAAATTGTGAGG CAACGAGACAGCATCATGACTTTTCACTCCAGCTGTCAGGACAATGGTGAATGGAGCAACTCCCATTTCAGCTGTGTTC CTGTGAACTGTGGAGATCCTATTCCTATTGACAATGCCCAGGCTGTATATGTCTCCGAACTTCATGAGCCTCTGTACAAAGCTGCTTTCCGGTATCAATGTGATGCACCTTACTATACCCTAAAAACCAAAGGGGATG CGGTGTATCAATGCTCAGCCAGTGGAGAATGGGTCAACGAAGAGATGGGAGCAAAGCTACCAAAATGTGTCCCAG tctgtGGGGTGCCTAGTAATCCCATCCgagagaaagcaaagatttttggaGGCAGCATTGCAGAAAAGGGCAACTTTCCCTGGCAAGTGTATTTTGGGAACCCAAGAGGAGGTGGTGTACTGATATCTGAAAGATGGGTAATGACTGCAGCTCATGTGCTGGAAGGATATGACATGCCCAACATGCATGTTGGGGTAATCAATGTTGGTAGAGAATCTCTGTACCGGGAGGCCAAGCAGCTGATCCCAGAGGCTTCATTCATCCATCCTGGTTGGAAGAAGCAGCCCATAGGAACCAGGACGGATTTTGATAACGATATTGCACTACTGAAGCTGAGGGATCCTGTGAAGATGGGCCCAAACATCTCACCCCTCTGTCTTCCTGGTAAATCACCTGAGTATGAGCTGCAAGAAGGGACTCTGGGCTATATTGCTGGCTGGggccagagagagacaggaagACTGCCTATTTATCTTTGGAAGGCCCAAGTTCCCGTGGTGGACATGGATAAGTGCCGATCTGTGAAACCAGAGGGTTCTGCTGATTCTAGTGCTTACCGATTCACTGACAATATGAtctgtgctggtggtggcaaGGACAGCTGTAAGGGGGATAGTGGGGGAGCCTACGCTATCCAAGATCCTCTTGATGACAGACGGTACTATGTGGCTGGCCTGATCTCCTGGGGACCAAGATGTGGCACCTTTGGTCTTTACACCAAGGTAGTGCGTTATTTGGACTGGATTACAGAGACCATGAGCAAGCATGAGGATGCAGAAGCTTGGCAGGATTAG
- the C1R gene encoding complement C1r subcomponent, producing MDMHVPFLLWGFLFFGAISSSPVPSKLFGEIRSPGYPKPYPNNNISTWDIHVPKGYVVKLTFRYFDLEPSESCFYDYVKIKADKKNLGRYCGQLGSTTGNHPGRKEFVSKGNRMHLAFHSDFSNEDNGTLIPYRGFLAYYQAVDLDECNPNNAAENDERPQCQHFCHNYVGGYFCSCRTGYQLQSDHHSCKVQCSSELFTEASGYLSSPEYPQPYPEDLRCNYSIRLQKGLSVILKFLEPFEIDEHQQVHCPYDQLKIQARGREIGEFCGKESPGSIETNSNEVDILFLTDESGFSRGWKIHYTSEKIRCPQPVPRDQFTIIRDLQPVYQFQDYFIVSCKTGYNLMEGNQKLLSFTAVCQADGTWHQAMPRCEIVNCGNPTNLTNGAFSYINKLANNNYQSMITYRCNEPYYHIVTGKGGDRFTCSPEGTWVDRDGQVRIPACLPVCGKPVNPITEVQRILGGKSARRGSFPWQALTHIHGRGGGALLGDRWILTAAHTIFPKGAGGNNVSLDQLAEEANIFLGHTSVEELHKMGNHPVRRIFIHPDYNPKDEHNFNGDIALMELKHPVTLGPTVLPICLPDTTNTTFYMDGHMGYVSGFGVEKNFISNTLKYVSLPAVAQEKCQSWLDSKKRDIPMVFSENMFCAGFLTVKRDTCQGDSGSVFTVLDTESSRWVATGIVSWGIGCAEGYGFYTKILNYLDWIKAIVREDRV from the exons ATGGACAT GCACGTTCCTTTTCTCCTGTGGGGCTTCCTCTTTTTTGGAGCGATCAGTTCCAGTCCAGTCCCAAGCAAGCTTTTTGGGGAGATCAGATCCCCTGGTTATCCCAAGCCATATCCCAACAATAACATCAGCACCTGGGATATCCACGTCCCAAAAGGCTATGTGGTGAAGCTGACCTTCAGATATTTTGACCTGGAGCCATCTGAGTCCTGCTTCTATGACTATGTTAAG ATCAAAGCAGACAAGAAGAACTTGGGCCGATACTGTGGCCAGCTTGGGTCAACCACAGGCAATCACCCAGGAAGAAAGGAGTTTGTATCTAAGGGGAACAGGATGCACCTGGCATTTCACTCTGATTTCTCCAATGAAGACAATGGCACACTGATTCCTTACAGGGGCTTCCTGGCCTATTACCAAGCTGTGG ATCTTGATGAATGtaaccctaacaatgctgctgAGAATGATGAAAGGCCTCAGTGCCAGCACTTCTGCCACAACTATGTGGGTGGCTACTTCTGTTCTTGCCGGACTGGCTACCAGCTTCAGAGTGACCACCACTCCTGCAAAG tgcagtgcagcagTGAGTTGTTCACAGAGGCATCTGGGTACCTGAGCAGCCCTGAGTACCCCCAGCCCTATCCTGAAGACCTCCGGTGTAACTACAGCATCCGTCTGCAAAAGGGCCTGTCTGTCATCCTCAAGTTCTTGGAACCCTTTGAGATTGATGAACACCAACAAGTTCACTGTCCTTATGACCAGCTCAAG ATCCAAGCACGAGGGAGAGAGATTGGTGAATTCTGTGGCAAGGAGTCACCTGGCAGCATTGAAACCAACAGCAATGAGGTGGACATACTCTTCCTCACCGATGAGTCAGGGTTCAGCCGTGGCTGGAAGATCCACTACACCTCGGAGA AAATACGGTGCCCACAGCCTGTCCCACGGGATCAGTTTACCATCATCAGAGACCTGCAGCCTGTGTATCAATTTCAGGACTATTTCATTGTCAGCTGCAAGACTGGGTATAACCTGATGGAG GGCAACCAAAAGCTGCTGTCCTTCACGGCTGTCTGCCAGGCTGATGGGACATGGCATCAAGCCATGCCCCGCTGTGAAA ttgTGAACTGTGGCAACCCTACAAACCTGACCAACGGGGCATTCAGCTATATTAACAAACTTGCAAACAACAACTACCAGTCAATGATCACATATCGATGCAATGAGCCATATTATCACATTGTCACCGGAAAAGGCGGTG ACAGATTCACCTGCTCTCCTGAGGGAACCTGGGTGGATCGAGATGGCCAGGTGAGGATTCCTGCCTGCTTGCCAG TGTGTGGGAAGCCGGTCAACCCCATTACTGAAGTCCAGCGGATCTTGGGCGGCAAGTCAGCACGGAGAGGCAGTTTCCCTTGGCAGGCTCTGACCCACATCCATGGACGAGGGGGTGGTGCACTCCTGGGTGATCGCTGGATCCTGACCGCTGCCCACACCATCTTCCCCAAAGGGGCAGGAGGGAACAATGTAAGCCTGGACCAGCTAGCAGAGGAGGCTAACATTTTCCTCGGCCACACCAGTGTAGAAGAGCTCCACAAAATGGGTAACCACCCTGTACGTAGGATCTTTATCCATCCAGATTACAACCCTAAAGATGAGCACAACTTCAATGGGGACATAGCCCTGATGGAGCTGAAACACCCAGTAACCCTGGGCCCTACAGTACTGCCCATCTGTCTCCCAGATACTACCAACACCACGTTCTACATGGATGGGCACATGGGCTATGTGAGCGGTTTTGGTGTGgaaaaaaactttatttcaaatactttgaaGTATGTGAGCCTACCAGCGGTTGCTCAAGAGAAGTGTCAGAGTTGGCTGGACAGTAAGAAGAGAGATATACCTATGGTTTTCTCTGAGAACATGTTCTGTGCTGGCTTCCTCACCGTCAAACGGGATACCTGCCAGGGGGATAGTGGGAGTGTCTTCACAGTGTTAGACACAGAAAGTAGTCGCTGGGTGGCTACCGGTATTGTTTCTTGGGGTATTGGCTGTGCTGAAGGTTATGGCTTCTACACCAAGATCCTCAACTATTTGGACTGGATCAAAGCAATAGTAAGGGAGGATAGGGTCTAA
- the RBP5 gene encoding retinol-binding protein 5: MPPNLTGYYRFVSQENMDSYLRALDINVVLRKLVCLLKPDKEIIHTGNHMVIRTITSLRDYVMDFDLGVQFEEDLGPVDGRKCQTTVCWEGDQLVCEQLGEKRNRGWRHWLEGDQLHLRMTAEDEVCVQIFQKVK, translated from the exons ATGCCTCCCAACCTCACCGGCTATTACCGCTTCGTCTCCCAGGAGAACATGGACAGTTACCTGCGCGCTTTAG ATATCAATGTGGTCCTGCGAAAACTGGTTTGCCTCCTGAAGCCTGATAAAGAGATCATCCACACGGGAAATCACATGGTCATCCGCACAATCACCTCCCTGCGGGACTATGTTATGGATTTTGACCTGGGAGTCCAGTTTGAGGAAGACCTGGGACCCGTGGATGGACGCAAGTGCCAG ACAACCGTCTGCTGGGAGGGGGATCAGCTGGTGTGTGAGCAGCTAGGAGAGAAGAGGAACCGAGGCTGGAGGCACTGGCTGGAGGGGGACCAGCTGCATCTG CGCATGACCGCTGAAGACGAGGTCTGTGTCCAGATTTTCCAGAAAGTGAAGTGA